Proteins found in one archaeon genomic segment:
- a CDS encoding SWIM zinc finger family protein: MRDLRAIKGMTMASWPGTVTPTQSGSYEVRSENHRGLYVVARNSEEEWECSCEDYQYRRMPCKHCWAVIYALRLASENLGNT, encoded by the coding sequence GTGAGAGACCTGCGCGCAATCAAGGGGATGACGATGGCAAGTTGGCCTGGGACTGTGACGCCGACACAATCAGGGTCTTACGAGGTCCGTTCGGAGAATCATCGAGGACTCTACGTGGTGGCCCGCAATTCCGAGGAGGAGTGGGAATGCTCCTGCGAAGACTACCAATACAGGAGGATGCCCTGTAAGCATTGCTGGGCCGTAATCTACGCACTGAGGTTGGCCAGCGAAAACTTGGGGAATACCTGA